Genomic DNA from Actinopolymorpha sp. NPDC004070:
CCACCCGACCCGCCACCGCACAACTCGACACCACCACCGCCACCACCGTGGTCTTCCACGCAGCCGAGCTGGGGGCCGATCCGAACGCGCGCCAAGATCCAGCTGAACATGCCCCTGACCACCCTGATGGGACTGTCCACCCGGCCCGGGGAGCTCGGCGGGTTCGGACCCGTCATCACCGAGGTCGCCGAGCGGCTGGTGGCGAACAACCTCACCAACCCCGAAGCCAGATTCAGCGTCGGTGTCACTCATCCGGTCACGGGGCGGTTACTGCATTTGCATCCGATACCGGCCAGATTCCTGCGCGGACTGCAGGCCGAGCTTGTGGCTGCCCGCGACCAGCGCTGCGTATGGACCACCTGCCGCAGACCCGCCGCCACCTGCCACCTCGACCACAACACCGAACACGCCGACGGCGGCGAAACCGGTGTGGACAACATCGCACCCCTGTGCCCACGCCACCACAAAGCCAAAACCGAACGCGACTGGAAACTGAAGCAGACCGGACCCGGCGAACACACCCTCACCGACCCCTTCGGCCGCAGCTACAGCAGCCGGGCACCCTCCCTCACCGACCCGGCGACACCAACCCAGCCCGCAACAGCCACCGCCGCCGGTACAAGGACGGCCGAGCATGACCTCCCGCCGTTCTGAGGGCAGACAGTCGGGAGGATCACCTCAGCACGACCCGACGGCCGACCTGGTCGATTAACGGCTTGACCGGGCGGCGGCTCTGGGTCGAGGTTGAGGCATGACGACCGAACCGGCCAGGACCTCGCGACCGACAGTGCGACCCGCGACGCTCGAAGACGTCGAACTCCTCAGCCAGATCGTCTACGCCACGTACGTGGAAGACGACCCGGACATGACACCCGCGGAGAAGCAGAGCTGGCTCGACGAATATCGAGTGAACACCCGGGATGAAGTGCTCGGGCGGGTGGAGAACAGCACGACGAACCTGATCTACGTCGGCGACGATGCCGTCGGCCGGTTGCGTGTCGTTCGTACCCCCGAGAAGATCTTCATCGGCGGGATCCAGGTCCACCCCGCGTTCCAGGACAAGGGGATCGGCACCGCGATCATCACCACGCTGCTCGACGAGGCTCACGAGTTGGGAATACCCGTCGAGCTGCGGGTGCACAAGACCAACGGGAACGCCGAACGGCTCTACACCCAGCTGGGATTCCGCCGTAACGGCGAGCTCGGCGACGAGCACGTGATGACCGCCGGCTGAGCGCTCCGTCAGGCCATCTCGACGATCACGCCCGCGGGCTCCGGACGATTCACGGCAGGCAGCGCCGAGGCGAGTACGGTCGAGAACACCTGCTTGCTGTGCGCCATCCGTCCGAGCAGCGCCTCCACGGGCTCGGGCTCCGTGACGACGCCGTTGGCGAAGTCCGTCACGTAGCCGAGCAGGGCGTACGGCAACCGGACCTCACCCGACAGCACCGTCTCCGGCCCGCCGGTCTGGCTCACAGCCGCCACGCCCGCGGCTCGAAGCTGCGCGATCTCGCTGCGGGTGTTGAACCTCGGCCCGTCGACGTGCCCGTACGTGCCGGCCGTCGCGATCGGGACACCGGCCTCGGGCGCCGCAGCCAGCAGAGTCCCCCGCACGTCCTCGCTGAACGGCCGGTCGAACACCCAGTGGCTGCGACGGGGATGACCCGCCGACTCGTACCACGTGCACAGCGTGCCGTCGGGCAGGCGGTTGGAAGGGAAATGCAGGTCGTCGAAGACCACGACCGAGCCGGGCCGCAGGTCTGGATCAACCGCGCCGCAGACGGTGAGCCCGATCGCCGAGGTCGCACCACATTCCAGCAGAGCAGCGATGTTCGCCCGGTGCTGGACGTGGTTGGACAGCCGCTCGTGGCGGTGCCCGTGCCGGGACACGTGCACGACGGAGCGCCCACGCACCGTCCCGGTGGTAACCTCCACGGTCCCGTGCACCGTGGCGATCTGCCGCTGCTTCGCGTTATGTAGATCGAGAAGCTCGTCGTTCCCGGACCCGCCGATGACACCCACGGGTTCGGCGTTCACGCCACTATTCATCCCGCCACCTCCACCTTCTGGCCCTCCAGGCCTTTACAGCCACGAATGCCAACGCCCAAGTGGCTCCAGCCAGTCGTGTCAACCTGACCTGGACAGTCGTACCCGGTCATCCACCAGTTCGCCACGTAGCACTTGTGCCGTGGATGATTCGGCGCCTCGCGCCGGGACGCATGCGGACCTGGCCGCGGGTCGCCGTCGGCGTCAGCCTGTCGGCTGGGCGAGGCTGGCCGAGCGGCTGCCGAGGGACTACCTCGTCGAGGTTCCCGCCGCACCACCGTGGCCTGCCTTGTTGCGAACGTACGCCGACCGGATCGTCGGTGGGCAACCCGACTCCTGGTCCACTCACGTGGCCGGCCATCCACCGGCCGCACCCACTTGGCGTAGTGGACACCGGGGCCGTTCACGACCATGACGCGCGCCGGGAAGCCGTAGTCGAGGGACAGGTCGGCACCGTTGACGCCGAGAGCGAGCAGGGACCGCGGACGGCGGTTCGCCGAACTCGAGGCGGCCGGATCCGGCTACGAGCGGGGCGTGGGAGCGCGAGGTGCGCCACGGTAGGAGTGGTGGAGCACATCACCTATCAGTTCGAGTACGACGAACGGATCCCGGTCGCCTTCATCGGTGCGGGCGGCCACTCCTATCGCAACGTCTACCCGTCCTTCCAGTACGCGCCGGTCGACCTGCGGGCGGTGTGTGACCTCGACGGTGAACGAGCAGCGACATACGCCCGGCTGTTCGGCGCGCCGCGTTCCTACGCCGACCACCGGGAGATGCTCGAACGTGAACGGCCGACGGCGGTCTTCGTCGTGACGTCGTACACCGAGGACGGCCGGGTGCAGGCGACCGACCTCGCCGTGGACTGCCTGCGAGCCGGCGCACACGTCTGGATGGAGAAGCCGACCGCCGCGTCGGTCGCCGAGATCCACCACCTGCAGAAGGAGTCCGCGGCGGCGGGCCGGTTCGTGATGACGGGACTGAAGAAGATCTTCACCCCCGCGATGGAACGCACGAAGGACATCATCTCCTCACCCGACTTCGGTGAGGTGAGCTCGGTCAGCGTCCGCTACCCGCAGAACCTTCCGGCGTACGAGAAACGCCGCGACCTGGTGGCGATGCGAGGGTTCCTCGACCACATCTACCACCCCGGCGCGGTACTGCACCACCTGATGGGGCAGGTGCGTGGCTTCGGCTACCAGTGGGAGCCGGCCTCCGGTGCCAGTACGGCCTCGCTGCGCTTCGCCTCCGGCGCGATCGGGACGCTGCACCTGGCCGCCGGCAGCGCCGCGACCAGCCCGCTCGAGCGCGTCGAGGTGGTCGGACAGGACGCCAACGTCGTCGTGGACAACAGCGTCCGGCTCACCTACTACCGCCGCGGCGCACGGCTCGGCTACGGCCGCTCATCTTCCTACGTCGTCGACGAGGACCACGCACCGCTGCACTGGGAGCCGGAGTTCTCCCTGGGACAGCTCTACAACAAGAATCTCTTCTATCTCGGCTACGTCCCGGAGATCCTGCACTTCTGCGACAGCGTCCTGTCCGGAACCCCACCCACCAAGGGCACGCTCGACGACTCACTCGCGATCATGCGGCTCTTCGAGGCCTACCAGACCGTGCCAGCCGGAACCTTCGTCGACCTTCCCCACGAGTCGCCACTGCAACCGCCACTGCCACTGCCACTGCCGAACGAGAACGGAGCAACCTGATGCCTGACGTCGCCACCGCCCTCGCCAACGTCACCGACCACGAGATCGAGCAGACGCCCTGGGGGCGCCTCGTCTGGATGGTGTCGGGCCGGCTCGGCAACTCCACCAGGATGACGGTGGGGCGGTGCTACATCGAGCCGGGGCAGCACAATCCGAGGCACTACCACCCCAACTGCGACGAGGTTCTGCACGTCCTGCGGGGCACGATCGAGCACAGCTTCGACGACGAGACCGTACGGATGAGTGCCGGCGACACCATCAGCATCCCGCAGGGTGTCCTCCACAACGCCCGCAACGTCGGCCCGGACACCGCGGTGTTCGTCATCTCCTTCTCCTCTCCCGACCGTCAGGTCGTCGGCGAGAACTGATCATCCTGTTCTGCGGCCAGGGCGTCCACGACCTCGGCCACGACCTCGGCCGCGACCTCCACCGTGAAGGGGCTCGCTGTCGGGCGGCGCAGGTCGGCCGAGCAGACAATGCCACCAACCTTGACCAACCTGGTGATCCGGCTTCGCGAAAGCCCAAGCCCGGCAGCAAGAACGTCGAGCGGTGACACCTCGGCATGTCGTCCCGGACTCACAGTCACTCGGCACGTCGAGGTCGGCGGCTCACCGACCAACTCCCACGCACCGTCCCAGTCCAGCCGGTAGTTGTTGCGGCGCGCCGTGCCGGGCTCGGCCAGCACGGCGGCCACCAGGTCCACGTCGTTGCGGTGATAGCCGTCGAGCCGCCGCCGATCAAGCGTGGTGACGCGGACCCTCTCGTGGACTACCAGCTTGGCGGTACGACCGCACGACCGGCAGGTCGCGAGGATCCACACGTCGAGCAGTTTGCCGTTCGCGTTGACCCGAAAGGTCCCGGTGGGGGTGTGCGCGTCGGCGCGGCAGTGTGGACAGCGGCGCCGAACGATGGGAAGTGCCGTTTCTCGGACATGCCAGATGACGGGAAGCACGTGAGCCAGCCCCGGTGAGTGTGGGGTCGCGCACCTTCGGAGAGCACGGACCCGGTCGACGGTGGCGGAGTCCGCCGGCCGCACCACGACTGGCTGTCCGACCGGCCTGTTCGGCGCACGGTCGGACGCGAGAACACACCCTCAGAACGAGGGCGTCGAGAAGTCGGTGAGACCTGGCGGTCTCACAGCTCGGGGCATGTCACGCCGTGGACCCTATGGGGCTGAGCGTGGATCCCTCAACGGAATAAGGCCGCTGCCGCACGATGGCGTACGGCAGCGGCCTGGGGCCTGTTCGGTGTCAGTTGACCTAGCTCACCTCGTCGCCGCCGGCTCCACGGTCGAGGTGGTCCTTCAGCGCGCCGAGCGGGCTGTCCCAGTCGCGCGCCATCGCGGCCAGGAACTGCTGCGCCACCTGCATCGGCGCCGAGTGCAGGCGGTACCGCACCCGGCGACGCTCGCCTGCCTCGGCGGTCACCAGACCCGCGTCGGTCAACAGGGCAAGGTGTTTGGCGATCGCCTGCCGGGTGATCGGCAACCGGTCGGCCAGGTCCGTCGCCGTGGCCGGTCCTCCCGAGGCCAGCTCCGCCAGGATGGCGCGCCGGGTCGGGTCGGCCAGGGCGACGAACACCTGCTCGGCGGTGGCCTCGATGTCGGCGGGTTCAGGCCGCATCGAGGTAGTCGACGAGTTCGCCCAGCTCGTGCGCCCAGCCCCCGATGTTGCCCTTGTACGCCGTGTCGTGGGCGTCGTCGGGCAGTTGGGCGAAGCCGCTCTCGACCACGGTGAGCCGGGTGCCGGTCCCGACCGGTTCGAGGGTGAACTCGACGTACGTGCGGCGCGGGTCGTCCCCGGGCAGTCCGGAGATCGGCCAGGTGAAGCCGAACACCGAGGGCTCCTCCACGCGTTCGACCCGGATCTCGGCCTTGTCGCCGGTGTCCCACGCCATCTGCGCCGATCCGCCCGGACGCAGGTCGATCGTCGCCTGCTGGCCGAACCAGGCACTCAGGCCCTCGGCGGTGGTAAGCGCCGCCCACACCTTGGCCGGCGGGTGAGCGACCTCGACGGTGCGCTCGATGCGATCGGGAAAGCTCATGTGCGACCTCCAGTCAGTAGCAACCGTACGGTTGCAACCGTATGGCAACCATCCGGTTGCGTCAACTGTCAGTCGCACCCCGCCGGAGAAGAGGGGGTCAGCTCGATTCGGCGGCCCGGTCCAGACATCTCCGGACGAACCGTAGGTCGACGCGGGTCTGGTCGAGTACCTGCTCGTACGGGAGTTCGTAGTGGCTGTGGAACGACAGCAGCCCGTCGAATCCCGTCGTGCGCAGGTGGTCCAGGATGTCCGGCCACGGCACCATGCCGTCGGCCAGACCGAGCCAGTCCGACTGCCAGGCGCGGCCGCCGCTCTCCTGCGTGGTGCCCGCGAACCAGCCGCCGTTCTTCACCCCGACACAACTGAGCCAGGGCCGCAGCAGGTCGAACGTCAGCCGCCAGTCCTCCCGGCCGTCCTGCACCACCTGGTTGCCCGGGTCCGGGTAGGCACTGACCGCCGCGGGGTCCCGGCCCTCCAGCAGCACCCGGGTGAGTGCACCGGAGGAGTGGATCGTGCCGCCGTGCAGCTGGATCGCCAGGCCGACGCCGTACGACGCGGCGAGGCGTTCGAGTTCGTCGAGGTCACGGCGCGCCTGGTCGCGGATGCCGTCGTACGGACGGGAACCGTTGTAGTTCCAGTACCCGAGCCGGATCAGGCCGACGCCCGCCTCCGCGCAGGCTCCGAACACCTTCGCGGTGGGGAAGTTCGCCGGATCGGTGAGGTCGGTCGTCGCCATCGGCACGTCGAGGCCCAGCGCCCGCAGGTCGGACACGGCGCGCGGCAGCAGGTCCGCCTCGTCCGGGGTCACCGAGAAGCCCGGCCGGATGAGCAGGTCGACGCCGTCGAAGCCGAGATCGGCCACGGTCGGTCCGATCTCGTCCAGCCCACGGGATCCGAACAGCTTGGTGAACAACACGGTGCGCATCAGATGGTCTCCTCCAGGCGGCGGCGGCTCTTCGTCTACTGTCGGGTCGTGAAGTACTGCTCGGGGTTCGTCGGCCCGGGCTCGGGGTAGTCGGACTCGATCATCATGGTCGGTACGTTGTGGAAGTCGTTGCGGACGATGCTGTATCCCTTCGGCGGCAAGCAGATCCCGATCGCGTAGAACTGCTCCCGGGCCATCGTCACGATCTCGTGCAGCAACCGGTTCTGCTCGTCAGCGTCGGCGGTGGCGGTCATCTGGTCATAGAGGCTCAGCTGGCGACGGACCGCCGGAGGTGGTTCCTCCCCGCCGGCGCCCCGGGTCTGGTACCACTCCGCCCACGGGAGGGCGAAGTTCGACTCGTCGCGGTACGGCATGTAGTAGCGGGGCTCGAGCCGCGGGTCCATGCCGCCGACGTCGCCCTGCCACACCACGGCGTCGAAGGTGTTGGCGTCCTTGCGTTCGTAGAACAAACCGCCGTCCTCGGCACGGACACTCATGTCGACGCCCACCGCGCGCCAGTAGCCGCGGACCAGGTCCATCACGTTGGCCCAGCCGAAACCGTAGTCCTGGCTGGCGATCTCGACCACGAACCTGATCGGTGTGCCGTCCGGGCCGAGCCGGACACCGCTCCCGTCACGTTTGCGATAGCCCGCGCGGTCAAGGTGCCGGTTGGCGAGAGCGACGTCGTACTCGGTGTACTGCGTGGCAAGTTCCCTGTCGTAGAAGGCCGACTCCGGCCGCGGCGCCGGCTGCGCAGGTGTGCCTTGACGCTGGTACGCCGCGACGATGATCTCCTTGCGGTTGATCGCATGGGAGAGCCCGACCCGGAAGTCGCGGTTGCGGAAGATCTCGCGCTTGACCGGATCCTTGTGACACAGGTTCAACGAGATGATCGCGGTGTTCATGTTCGCGTTGACCATGTCCAGGAAGCGGTAGTGGCCCTTGTCCCGGCTGCGGGCGAGCACCGGCTTGTTGCGCAACGACGTGACGGTGCGTTCCTGGAAGTCGAACTCGCCGTTGGTGGTCTTGAGCAGCATCACCTCGGGGTCGGAGACGACGACGTTGACGAACTCGTCGAGGTAGGGCAGCTGGCTTCCGTCCGGATCGACCTTCCAGTAGTAGGGATTGCGGGTGGCCACCACCCGGTCTCCCGTACCCACCGCCTTGGTGAGGACCCATGCGTTCAGCGTCGGCAGCTCGGGGTTGGCCCACCGGTCCCGCTTCGCACCGAACAACGCCACCCAGTCGGTGAACTTCTCCTGCTTGGCAAGGCGTTCGGCGTCCTTGGAGTACTTCTCGTGGAACTTCGACAGGTAGTGCCGCGGATGCTTCACCAGATCCAGGCCGTACGCCTTGGTCGCCATCCGCTGGGCGAACAGCGCGTTCGGCTTGGCGAAGGTCACCGTGAAGCCGTAGGTGTCGGTCTTGGAGATCCGGGCCGGCTGACCACCGGCGAGGTAGGCGGCGGCGAGCACGGGTGAGATCTTCTTGTTTCGCAGCACATCCTCGTAGGCGAAGACGATGTCGTCGGCGGTGAACGGCTGCCCGTCGGACCAGCGCATGCCCTCCCGAAGGCGGAAGGTGTACTCGGACGCGTCGGCGTTCACCTCGAACGACTCGGCCACCCCGGGCACGACCTGCTCCCGGTCGAAGGTCCGGGCGCCGGGCCGCCATCGCAACAACGGGTCGTAGCCGACCGTACGGTCCAGCCACGCCGTGTCCGCCCCCAGCATGGCCGCGTGCCAGGTGCCGCCGTACCGTCCGATGCGCTCGGCGGGCCTGACCACGAGCGGCTTCTTCGGCAGGCGCCGCTTGACCGGCGGCAGCTTTCCGGACTTCACCTGGCGAGCGAGCATCGGAGCCTCGGGCCCCTTGGCCTGCGCCGCCTTGCCCGCGTCCTTCTTACCCTGCGGGCTGGTCGACAACAGGCTGCAGCCGGTGCCCGAAGCGGCTGTGATGACGGAGACGGCACCCAACTCCAGTACCCGCCGCCGGGACGGTTGCGTAGCGGACCGACTGCTGTGCTGACCCCTTGCCATGTCGTCTCCCGGAACCTTGTCGGGACGAACACCGAGCGGGATGGCGGATTGGTGCAACGTTACATTCGCGTGCGGCCGGAGCAACCGTTCACCAGGAGCGCTGACCGGAACAGGCCGAGGCCGTAGGCGGAACGAGCGTCGAGGGCGGACGTACTAAATCGTTAGACTCCACGGCCATGGACGCCGCCAAGGTGAGCCTGCGAGACGTCGCGAAACACGCGGGTGTCTCACCGAGCACCGTCTCCAACGTGCTCAACGGCCGCGCGGGCCGGACCCGGCCGGACACAACCGAGCGGGTTCGCCGGGCCGTCCGCGAGCTCGGGTATGCACCGAACCAACTGGCGCGGCAGCTTCGCACCGGACAGGTGCGCACGATCGGGCTGATCGTCCCGTCCGTGGCCAATCCCTTCTGGGGATTCGTGGCGCTGCGGGTCGAGCAGGCCGCCCGCGAGCGCGGCTACCAGGTGCTGTTGTGCAACGCCGAACGCGACACCGAACGCGAGGTGCGGTTCGCGGAGACGTTGCTCGACTCCGGTGTACGTGGACTGATCTTCGGTTCCTCGCCGTTGTCGTTCGACCATCTCGGCCACCTCCAGGGCCGCGGGCTGCAGGTGGTGGCGTTCGACCGGTCACCGGCCGGCGTCAGCCCCCTCGTGGTCGGCAGCGTGGAGATCGACAACGTGCTCGCGGCTCGGCTGGCGATCTCCCACCTCACCGGCCTCGGGCACCGCCGGATCGGCTTGCTGTCCGGGCCGATCCGGACGGTCAGCCGGCGCGAGCGCCTGGCCGGTTACCGGCAGGCACTCCTCGACGCCGGAATCACGCCCGACGACGACCTGGTGTGGCAGGGCACGGCGGGCGGCACCTTCGGGGATGCGGAGAGCGCCGAACTCGGCCGGACCGGCGCGCACCAACTGCTGAGCAGGCCGGACCGGCCCACCGCGTTGTTCACCATCAACGACATGTACGCCCTCGGTGCGTACGCCGGAGCCCGCGACCTCGGCCTCCGCGTTCCCGACGATCTGTCCGTGGTGGGCTTCGACGACCTGCCGGTCCTCGCCGAGGTCGCGACGCCGCCACTCACCACGGTGCGCCAGCCGCTGCCGCAGATGATGCGCACGGCCACCACCCAACTGATCGGCCGGCTGGAAGGTGAGCGTTCCGGTCCGCCCGACCACACCACGGCGACACCCGAACTCGTCGTTCGGCAGTCGACCGCGAGGAGGAGCGATCATGAGTGACGCGAAGGTGGCGCTGATCGGACTCGGCGCCATGACCCAGCGAGTGCACCTGCCTTCTCTGGCATCGTTCCCAGACGTGCACATCGTCGGGGCCTGCGATCTCGACCGCGAGCGGCTGGACAGTGTCGCGGACCGCTACGGGATCGAGGGGCGTTACACCGACTACCGGCAGATGGTGGAGAAGACCGCGCCCGACGGGGTGTACGCGGTCGGCCAGCCGCACCTGATGTACGACGTCTGGGTGTGGTGCCTGCAACAGGGGCTCAACCTCTACGTGGAGAAGCCGCTCGGGCTCGGCCGCCACCAGGCGCAGATGCTGGCCACCCTCGCCGAGGACAACGGCGCGA
This window encodes:
- a CDS encoding GNAT family N-acetyltransferase yields the protein MTTEPARTSRPTVRPATLEDVELLSQIVYATYVEDDPDMTPAEKQSWLDEYRVNTRDEVLGRVENSTTNLIYVGDDAVGRLRVVRTPEKIFIGGIQVHPAFQDKGIGTAIITTLLDEAHELGIPVELRVHKTNGNAERLYTQLGFRRNGELGDEHVMTAG
- a CDS encoding MTAP family purine nucleoside phosphorylase, giving the protein MNSGVNAEPVGVIGGSGNDELLDLHNAKQRQIATVHGTVEVTTGTVRGRSVVHVSRHGHRHERLSNHVQHRANIAALLECGATSAIGLTVCGAVDPDLRPGSVVVFDDLHFPSNRLPDGTLCTWYESAGHPRRSHWVFDRPFSEDVRGTLLAAAPEAGVPIATAGTYGHVDGPRFNTRSEIAQLRAAGVAAVSQTGGPETVLSGEVRLPYALLGYVTDFANGVVTEPEPVEALLGRMAHSKQVFSTVLASALPAVNRPEPAGVIVEMA
- a CDS encoding molybdopterin-dependent oxidoreductase; translated protein: MLALGVNGADLSLDYGFPARVMVVNGPGVHYAKWVRPVDGRPREWTRSRVAHRRSGRRTFATRQATVVRREPRRGSPSAAARPASPSRQADADGDPRPGPHASRREAPNHPRHKCYVANWWMTGYDCPGQVDTTGWSHLGVGIRGCKGLEGQKVEVAG
- a CDS encoding Gfo/Idh/MocA family oxidoreductase, with the protein product MEHITYQFEYDERIPVAFIGAGGHSYRNVYPSFQYAPVDLRAVCDLDGERAATYARLFGAPRSYADHREMLERERPTAVFVVTSYTEDGRVQATDLAVDCLRAGAHVWMEKPTAASVAEIHHLQKESAAAGRFVMTGLKKIFTPAMERTKDIISSPDFGEVSSVSVRYPQNLPAYEKRRDLVAMRGFLDHIYHPGAVLHHLMGQVRGFGYQWEPASGASTASLRFASGAIGTLHLAAGSAATSPLERVEVVGQDANVVVDNSVRLTYYRRGARLGYGRSSSYVVDEDHAPLHWEPEFSLGQLYNKNLFYLGYVPEILHFCDSVLSGTPPTKGTLDDSLAIMRLFEAYQTVPAGTFVDLPHESPLQPPLPLPLPNENGAT
- a CDS encoding cupin domain-containing protein, with translation MPDVATALANVTDHEIEQTPWGRLVWMVSGRLGNSTRMTVGRCYIEPGQHNPRHYHPNCDEVLHVLRGTIEHSFDDETVRMSAGDTISIPQGVLHNARNVGPDTAVFVISFSSPDRQVVGEN
- a CDS encoding DUF1062 domain-containing protein translates to MLPVIWHVRETALPIVRRRCPHCRADAHTPTGTFRVNANGKLLDVWILATCRSCGRTAKLVVHERVRVTTLDRRRLDGYHRNDVDLVAAVLAEPGTARRNNYRLDWDGAWELVGEPPTSTCRVTVSPGRHAEVSPLDVLAAGLGLSRSRITRLVKVGGIVCSADLRRPTASPFTVEVAAEVVAEVVDALAAEQDDQFSPTT
- a CDS encoding metalloregulator ArsR/SmtB family transcription factor, which gives rise to MRPEPADIEATAEQVFVALADPTRRAILAELASGGPATATDLADRLPITRQAIAKHLALLTDAGLVTAEAGERRRVRYRLHSAPMQVAQQFLAAMARDWDSPLGALKDHLDRGAGGDEVS
- a CDS encoding SRPBCC domain-containing protein produces the protein MSFPDRIERTVEVAHPPAKVWAALTTAEGLSAWFGQQATIDLRPGGSAQMAWDTGDKAEIRVERVEEPSVFGFTWPISGLPGDDPRRTYVEFTLEPVGTGTRLTVVESGFAQLPDDAHDTAYKGNIGGWAHELGELVDYLDAA
- a CDS encoding sugar phosphate isomerase/epimerase, with translation MRTVLFTKLFGSRGLDEIGPTVADLGFDGVDLLIRPGFSVTPDEADLLPRAVSDLRALGLDVPMATTDLTDPANFPTAKVFGACAEAGVGLIRLGYWNYNGSRPYDGIRDQARRDLDELERLAASYGVGLAIQLHGGTIHSSGALTRVLLEGRDPAAVSAYPDPGNQVVQDGREDWRLTFDLLRPWLSCVGVKNGGWFAGTTQESGGRAWQSDWLGLADGMVPWPDILDHLRTTGFDGLLSFHSHYELPYEQVLDQTRVDLRFVRRCLDRAAESS
- a CDS encoding ABC transporter substrate-binding protein; this translates as MGAVSVITAASGTGCSLLSTSPQGKKDAGKAAQAKGPEAPMLARQVKSGKLPPVKRRLPKKPLVVRPAERIGRYGGTWHAAMLGADTAWLDRTVGYDPLLRWRPGARTFDREQVVPGVAESFEVNADASEYTFRLREGMRWSDGQPFTADDIVFAYEDVLRNKKISPVLAAAYLAGGQPARISKTDTYGFTVTFAKPNALFAQRMATKAYGLDLVKHPRHYLSKFHEKYSKDAERLAKQEKFTDWVALFGAKRDRWANPELPTLNAWVLTKAVGTGDRVVATRNPYYWKVDPDGSQLPYLDEFVNVVVSDPEVMLLKTTNGEFDFQERTVTSLRNKPVLARSRDKGHYRFLDMVNANMNTAIISLNLCHKDPVKREIFRNRDFRVGLSHAINRKEIIVAAYQRQGTPAQPAPRPESAFYDRELATQYTEYDVALANRHLDRAGYRKRDGSGVRLGPDGTPIRFVVEIASQDYGFGWANVMDLVRGYWRAVGVDMSVRAEDGGLFYERKDANTFDAVVWQGDVGGMDPRLEPRYYMPYRDESNFALPWAEWYQTRGAGGEEPPPAVRRQLSLYDQMTATADADEQNRLLHEIVTMAREQFYAIGICLPPKGYSIVRNDFHNVPTMMIESDYPEPGPTNPEQYFTTRQ
- a CDS encoding LacI family DNA-binding transcriptional regulator, producing the protein MDAAKVSLRDVAKHAGVSPSTVSNVLNGRAGRTRPDTTERVRRAVRELGYAPNQLARQLRTGQVRTIGLIVPSVANPFWGFVALRVEQAARERGYQVLLCNAERDTEREVRFAETLLDSGVRGLIFGSSPLSFDHLGHLQGRGLQVVAFDRSPAGVSPLVVGSVEIDNVLAARLAISHLTGLGHRRIGLLSGPIRTVSRRERLAGYRQALLDAGITPDDDLVWQGTAGGTFGDAESAELGRTGAHQLLSRPDRPTALFTINDMYALGAYAGARDLGLRVPDDLSVVGFDDLPVLAEVATPPLTTVRQPLPQMMRTATTQLIGRLEGERSGPPDHTTATPELVVRQSTARRSDHE